The Hydractinia symbiolongicarpus strain clone_291-10 chromosome 2, HSymV2.1, whole genome shotgun sequence genomic sequence CAGCCATTAAGTGCCTCAGGAGCAATCAACATATTTCATCTATATGAGTTTACAGACAACATCAAACCTTCGACTACACGACAATTGATTCTTCACCCCGTCACGAAATTGAATTATAAGCTTACAGAGTGGCTTGGAGAAGATGAAGAAATATTAAGTCCACAATTATctatacacttcggtgtaagtATAAACGCAATACACCGTTCAATGTAATCATTCTACAAAATAAACCTTTTCTTTCCTACTTTCagctaagtgattatgttgacaACCAGAGTAGCAATTCGTTGTGGTTCACTATGATACAGGAGAACGACGCTATGGTCATTGTGGATATCTCCAAGAGAATGAACATAACGCGTCCATCATTATCTTGTACGTTGCATTGGAAGGATCACACCATATTTTTTCCAGACCTACAGTATGATAATTATATATagatataaatttgtttttatcttgTGTTCAAggcctttgatttttttaactttttgtttttctttaaccaGGCATTTCGaagtttattttgaaatacGGACAATACATGCAGCTTGTAACAAGAACATTGAAAATTTAACTGTAGTGCTGTATCATGAATCCTATCTTGAGGCGTATTATGTTTCTGGAAGACCAAATCACGTATGTCTGGAAGAAACTGATATAACAATAGAAAGAAATAAGATTGTAATTAAGGTATGAAGTCATACCTTTATTACATACCTTTACTATTATTCATATTCATTAATATGTTCAAATTATTTCATCCAGGATGAACTTTTTGCTAATATTTTATAAGTAGAATcccttttaaaaaatcatttaaaataattctaatTGGCACCCCACATTATGTCCTATCTTCGTTTCCTTCTAAAGGACAATTATCTGTCTAAAGGCGGTGATACACAATCcgattaatcgaattcgatttatcaaaattatattgagcattaaaataaaatcgaaaCTTGACAGGTAACAAGGTGATGATACACGAtccaattaatcgaattcgacTCATCGAAATTATATTAAACATTCATataaattgaacagatttttgatAACTTCATATCGATAAAATGTCTTTAGAGAGTGAAGACAGAGTTGAACTCGCTGCTTTTACAGTTATTattaaaacaactaaaaatttaagaaaacgtAAGAAACG encodes the following:
- the LOC130629452 gene encoding uncharacterized protein LOC130629452 yields the protein MRISAPFFVQLLLKIIHEARGDVQLYLSYTNGKQSYSDTAGLSTSGFADRRACAVLCYKEKILKQWMITSVSFQTGGYCYCSKDKITSFVADTSYQGSHYNFIPVQFEYKDFTVGGFYNAKVNFILHKRGNDKTIFYAFEDLNQPLSASGAINIFHLYEFTDNIKPSTTRQLILHPVTKLNYKLTEWLGEDEEILSPQLSIHFGLSDYVDNQSSNSLWFTMIQENDAMVIVDISKRMNITRPSLSCTLHWKDHTIFFPDLQHFEVYFEIRTIHAACNKNIENLTVVLYHESYLEAYYVSGRPNHVCLEETDITIERNKIVIKSFLFNLNIKISQLVDFITQK